From the genome of Hathewaya histolytica, one region includes:
- a CDS encoding phosphopantetheine-binding protein, with the protein MTHNQFKKEVLEMIIDELGLEDINVEEVNYDAPLFMSIDENEEGLGLDSVDALEIVVGIKKKYKLKITDEDKNVLKSISTIAEYVHSHMIKEE; encoded by the coding sequence ATGACACATAACCAATTTAAAAAAGAAGTTTTAGAAATGATAATTGATGAATTAGGATTAGAAGATATTAATGTGGAAGAAGTTAATTATGATGCACCATTATTTATGAGTATAGATGAGAATGAAGAAGGATTAGGTCTTGATTCAGTAGATGCACTGGAGATAGTAGTAGGAATTAAGAAAAAATATAAACTTAAAATTACAGATGAAGATAAGAATGTATTAAAAAGTATTTCTACTATTGCTGAGTATGTACACTCTCACATGATAAAGGAGGAATAA
- a CDS encoding ATP-binding cassette domain-containing protein encodes MKGFDVQTSNVSFSVKEGNVKRNILDDISYNFEGNKITTIGGPSGSGKTTLLYALAGILNIDKGDVRIGEKSIYGMSLKERDDFRLHNISFIYQNLNLFSFMNVEQNILLPFMLRKEEVNEKVREKMDYYLDLMELGNIKKKDIQSLSGGEQQRIAIIRSIIADMKLILADEPTGNLDKQNTIKFMKCLTKIKEDSDTTIIIVTHDENVYDFGDNKLKLDNGQIAEKNAKQ; translated from the coding sequence ATGAAAGGTTTCGATGTACAGACATCTAATGTTTCTTTTAGTGTAAAAGAAGGTAATGTAAAGAGGAATATATTAGATGATATAAGTTATAATTTCGAGGGCAATAAGATAACAACTATAGGAGGACCATCAGGTTCTGGAAAGACTACATTATTATATGCACTTGCAGGGATACTTAATATAGATAAAGGTGATGTGCGTATTGGAGAAAAATCTATATACGGTATGTCTTTAAAAGAAAGGGACGATTTTAGATTACATAATATAAGTTTTATTTATCAAAATCTGAATCTTTTCTCCTTTATGAATGTGGAACAAAACATACTACTACCATTTATGTTAAGAAAAGAAGAAGTTAATGAAAAGGTTAGAGAAAAGATGGATTATTATCTAGACCTTATGGAACTGGGGAATATTAAGAAAAAAGATATTCAATCTTTATCTGGTGGGGAACAGCAACGTATAGCTATAATCAGATCTATTATAGCAGATATGAAACTTATTTTAGCCGATGAACCTACAGGAAACTTAGATAAGCAAAATACAATAAAATTTATGAAATGCTTAACAAAGATTAAAGAGGATAGTGATACTACCATTATTATAGTAACACATGATGAGAATGTGTATGATTTTGGGGATAACAAATTAAAGCTTGATAATGGACAAATAGCTGAAAAGAACGCAAAGCAATAA